In one Nocardioides luteus genomic region, the following are encoded:
- a CDS encoding WD40 repeat domain-containing protein, whose protein sequence is MKPRTYALSVPLIGVLAAALLAGCAGDPDRDGCDISALETAGDSISLAAAVAPSRLVAGSLTAGADGKYVVASCTDGTCRWNAGGGAYEPISETSYGAISPDLTLVARKVGCSDIALVEVDSDEEVQRLEGLPNPKVTDASPVGEIAFSPDGELVAGAGLEGDLIVWSVEDGDEVASADLGNGIGSISFSPDGTQLAVASGDGVAILEAESGDEVDTLAAARGADPIWSPDGRWISGVTSEGYPTVWDATTFEAVETLPGQPATAVAFSPDSRSLAVTADPGDVRLMLWAPAALGGSGGSREIAQAPAMTSKVIFSPDGKTLYTASAREGLAAWDVATGKPAGTFDQPPMP, encoded by the coding sequence ATGAAACCCCGAACGTACGCCCTCAGTGTCCCGCTCATCGGCGTGCTCGCCGCCGCGCTCCTGGCCGGGTGCGCCGGCGACCCCGACCGGGACGGCTGCGACATCTCGGCGCTGGAGACGGCCGGTGACTCGATCAGCCTGGCCGCCGCGGTGGCGCCCTCGCGGCTGGTCGCCGGCTCGCTGACCGCCGGTGCCGACGGGAAGTACGTCGTCGCCAGCTGCACCGACGGCACGTGTCGCTGGAACGCCGGCGGCGGTGCGTACGAGCCGATCTCCGAGACCAGCTACGGCGCCATCAGCCCGGACCTCACGCTGGTCGCGCGGAAGGTCGGCTGCTCGGACATCGCGCTGGTCGAGGTGGACAGCGACGAGGAGGTCCAGCGGCTCGAGGGCCTGCCGAACCCGAAGGTCACCGATGCGAGCCCGGTCGGCGAGATCGCGTTCAGCCCCGACGGCGAGCTCGTGGCCGGTGCCGGGCTCGAGGGTGACCTGATCGTCTGGTCGGTCGAGGACGGTGACGAGGTGGCGAGCGCCGACCTCGGCAACGGCATCGGGTCGATCTCGTTCAGCCCGGACGGCACGCAGCTGGCGGTCGCCTCCGGCGACGGCGTGGCGATCCTCGAGGCCGAGTCGGGCGACGAGGTGGACACCCTCGCGGCCGCACGCGGCGCCGACCCGATCTGGAGCCCCGACGGCCGCTGGATCTCCGGCGTCACCTCCGAGGGGTACCCGACGGTCTGGGACGCCACGACGTTCGAGGCCGTCGAGACGCTGCCCGGCCAGCCGGCCACGGCGGTCGCCTTCTCGCCGGACTCCCGGTCGCTGGCCGTCACCGCCGACCCCGGCGACGTCCGGCTGATGCTGTGGGCACCCGCCGCGCTGGGCGGCTCGGGCGGGTCCCGCGAGATCGCACAGGCACCGGCGATGACCTCGAAGGTGATCTTCAGTCCCGATGGCAAGACCCTCTACACCGCGTCGGCCCGGGAGGGCCTCGCCGCCTGGGACGTCGCCACCGGGAAGCCCGCGGGAACGTTCGACCAGCCGCCGATGCCCTGA
- a CDS encoding ComEA family DNA-binding protein — translation MRTRPTTDHADAVARRLEQLRAELDPPGEADEGEDDWQPPWWDGPAATDTAELDPLVPVPGRHASRRQVVISPDAMLPEPLRGRVSLGPWHLVVVSLVLVAGLAVACWWMIRADPEVVPAARASPSASPLVSLPTGSAAPGSVAAVPSDGASAGTVTVDVEGKVPKPGIVVLPVGSRVVDAVEAAGGASHKHLAGLNLAALLSDGQQIVVGVPAGGAGVAAPGSGGPVAGAPPRAGVSLNAASMEELETLPGVGPVTAQAIIDWRTTNGAFTSVDELLEVDGIGPKTFDSLEPLVTL, via the coding sequence ATGCGCACCCGACCGACCACCGATCATGCCGATGCCGTCGCCCGGCGGCTGGAGCAGCTGCGTGCCGAGCTCGACCCGCCGGGGGAGGCGGACGAGGGTGAGGACGACTGGCAGCCGCCGTGGTGGGACGGGCCGGCTGCGACCGACACCGCGGAGCTGGATCCGCTGGTGCCGGTCCCGGGGCGGCACGCGTCCCGGCGGCAGGTCGTGATCTCACCCGACGCGATGCTGCCGGAGCCGCTGCGCGGGCGGGTGAGCCTCGGTCCGTGGCATCTGGTGGTGGTCTCGCTGGTGCTGGTCGCGGGGTTGGCGGTGGCCTGCTGGTGGATGATCCGGGCCGATCCCGAGGTGGTTCCAGCCGCCCGGGCGTCGCCGTCGGCCTCCCCGCTGGTGTCCCTGCCGACCGGCTCGGCCGCGCCGGGGAGCGTCGCCGCGGTGCCGTCGGATGGGGCGTCGGCAGGGACGGTGACGGTCGATGTGGAGGGCAAGGTGCCCAAGCCAGGCATCGTCGTGCTGCCGGTCGGCTCGCGGGTGGTGGATGCCGTCGAAGCAGCCGGTGGGGCGTCCCACAAACACCTCGCCGGTCTCAACCTCGCAGCCCTGCTCAGCGACGGGCAGCAGATCGTGGTCGGGGTGCCGGCCGGCGGAGCGGGTGTTGCTGCGCCCGGCTCCGGTGGTCCGGTGGCAGGGGCGCCGCCAAGGGCTGGGGTGAGTCTCAACGCCGCCTCCATGGAGGAGCTGGAGACCTTGCCAGGGGTCGGGCCGGTGACGGCGCAGGCGATCATCGACTGGCGCACCACCAACGGCGCGTTCACCTCGGTCGACGAGCTGCTCGAGGTCGACGGGATCGGACCGAAGACCTTCGACTCCCTGGAACCGCTGGTCACGTTGTGA
- a CDS encoding AMP-dependent synthetase/ligase — protein MPTQSAIDLAFLDEMPANFALHFLNRVKATPDAEAFRYPVVGSTTEAGGEEWKSLTWKEASDQASRLAAGLVSLGLELEQRVGIASTTRYEWIIADLAVMLAGGATTTVYPTTNVDDTAYILGDAECRFVFAEDDTQLAKIAERAADLPEIVKVITFDGATDGDRVIGLDDLAAIGDKYLAEHPDLIEETAAKITPDHLATLVYTSGTTGRPKGVRLLHRAWVYEGEAIRVQGDVLGPDDLQFLWLPMSHVFGKVLLSIQIACGFPTAIDGRMDKIVDNLAIVKPTFMGAAPRIFEKVHARIMMMVENDGGVKKKLFDAAFANGIARDRLLREGKSVPTGMALKHAVLDKLVLSKVRDRFGGRVRFFISGSAPLNRDIAEWFRAAGILIMEGYGSTENAAGASVGTLEENKLGTVGKAFPGSEVKIGENDELLIRGPHVMPGYHNLPEETAKALDAEGWYHTGDKASIDEEGYITITGRIKELFKTSGGKYVAPPAIESKFAALCPYTSQFLVFGANRNFVSALIALDPESITAWGAANGLEGKSYEEIVTSPQVRELIGGYVDELNASLNRWETIKKWEILEHDLTVERGELTPSLKVKRNVVEEREKERIDAFYAGS, from the coding sequence ATGCCGACCCAGTCCGCGATCGATCTTGCATTTCTCGACGAGATGCCGGCGAACTTCGCCCTTCATTTCCTCAACCGTGTCAAGGCGACCCCTGACGCGGAGGCGTTCCGCTATCCGGTGGTCGGCTCGACGACCGAGGCAGGCGGGGAAGAGTGGAAGTCGCTGACCTGGAAGGAGGCCAGCGACCAGGCCAGCCGCCTCGCCGCCGGCCTGGTGTCGCTCGGTCTCGAGCTCGAGCAGCGGGTCGGCATCGCCTCGACCACGCGCTACGAGTGGATCATCGCCGACCTCGCGGTGATGCTCGCCGGCGGCGCCACCACGACGGTCTACCCGACGACCAACGTCGATGACACCGCCTACATCCTCGGCGACGCCGAGTGCCGCTTCGTCTTCGCCGAGGACGACACCCAGCTCGCCAAGATCGCCGAGAGGGCCGCCGACCTCCCCGAGATCGTCAAGGTCATCACCTTCGACGGCGCGACCGACGGCGACCGGGTCATCGGGCTGGACGACCTGGCGGCGATCGGCGACAAGTACCTCGCCGAGCACCCGGACCTGATCGAGGAGACCGCCGCCAAGATCACCCCGGACCACCTGGCCACCCTGGTCTACACCTCCGGCACCACCGGCCGGCCGAAGGGCGTGCGCCTGCTCCACCGCGCCTGGGTCTACGAGGGCGAGGCCATCCGGGTCCAGGGCGACGTGCTCGGTCCCGACGACCTGCAGTTCCTGTGGCTGCCGATGTCGCACGTCTTCGGCAAGGTGCTGCTCTCGATCCAGATCGCGTGCGGCTTCCCGACCGCGATCGACGGCCGGATGGACAAGATCGTCGACAACCTGGCGATCGTGAAGCCGACCTTCATGGGTGCCGCCCCGCGCATCTTCGAGAAGGTCCACGCCAGGATCATGATGATGGTCGAGAACGACGGTGGCGTGAAGAAGAAGCTCTTCGACGCCGCCTTCGCCAACGGCATCGCCCGCGACCGGCTGCTGCGCGAGGGCAAGTCCGTGCCGACCGGCATGGCCCTCAAGCACGCCGTGCTCGACAAGCTCGTGCTCAGCAAGGTCCGTGACCGCTTCGGTGGCCGCGTACGTTTCTTCATCTCCGGCTCCGCCCCGCTCAACCGCGACATCGCCGAGTGGTTCCGGGCTGCCGGGATCCTCATCATGGAGGGCTACGGCTCGACGGAGAACGCCGCGGGCGCGTCCGTCGGCACCCTGGAGGAGAACAAGCTCGGCACGGTCGGCAAGGCGTTCCCGGGCAGCGAGGTGAAGATCGGCGAGAACGACGAGCTGCTCATCCGCGGCCCGCACGTGATGCCGGGCTACCACAACCTCCCCGAGGAGACCGCCAAGGCGCTCGACGCCGAGGGCTGGTACCACACCGGCGACAAGGCCTCGATCGACGAGGAGGGCTACATCACCATCACCGGCCGGATCAAGGAGCTGTTCAAGACCTCGGGCGGAAAGTACGTCGCGCCGCCGGCGATCGAGTCGAAGTTCGCCGCGCTGTGCCCCTACACCAGCCAGTTCCTCGTCTTCGGTGCCAACCGCAACTTCGTCAGCGCGCTGATCGCCCTCGACCCCGAGTCCATCACCGCCTGGGGCGCTGCCAATGGCCTGGAGGGGAAGTCCTACGAGGAGATCGTCACCTCGCCGCAGGTTCGTGAGCTGATCGGCGGCTATGTCGACGAGCTCAATGCCAGCCTCAACCGCTGGGAGACCATCAAGAAGTGGGAGATCCTCGAGCACGACCTGACCGTCGAGCGCGGCGAGCTCACCCCGTCGCTCAAGGTGAAGCGCAACGTCGTCGAGGAGCGGGAGAAGGAGCGCATCGACGCGTTCTACGCCGGCTCCTGA
- a CDS encoding DUF4919 domain-containing protein, translating into MTTYADLVTAYLDDPGPETLGPLRRAVRGSASFTADLDLGEVDRLLADRAYDEAVTALQRVMPGAIFSPSAHLRMATALAGSGEERAAARERQVARAALRSIRSTGDGSEQHPWSVLRINDEYDMLRALHKVRDRQDLVETGGRRLDRLTCTDGTVAHFDVTSIA; encoded by the coding sequence TACGCCGACCTGGTCACCGCCTACCTCGACGACCCCGGCCCCGAGACCCTGGGGCCGCTTCGGCGCGCGGTCCGTGGCTCCGCGAGCTTCACCGCCGACCTCGACCTCGGCGAGGTCGACCGGCTGCTCGCCGACCGCGCCTATGACGAGGCCGTGACCGCGCTGCAGCGGGTCATGCCGGGGGCGATCTTCAGCCCCTCGGCCCATCTGCGGATGGCGACCGCGCTGGCGGGTTCCGGCGAGGAGCGGGCCGCGGCGCGGGAGCGGCAGGTCGCCCGGGCTGCGCTGCGCAGCATCCGCTCCACCGGCGACGGCAGCGAGCAACATCCCTGGTCGGTGCTGCGTATCAACGACGAGTACGACATGCTCCGAGCTCTCCACAAGGTCCGGGACCGCCAGGACCTCGTCGAGACCGGCGGCCGTCGACTCGACCGCCTCACCTGCACCGACGGCACCGTCGCCCACTTCGACGTGACCTCGATCGCCTGA
- the rpsT gene encoding 30S ribosomal protein S20 codes for MANIKSQIKRNKQNEKAHERNKAVKSELKTVIRKFHAAAEAGEKDAAVENAKVATKKLDKAVSKGVIHKNQAANRKSAIAKKAASL; via the coding sequence ATGGCGAACATCAAGTCGCAGATCAAGCGCAACAAGCAGAACGAGAAGGCGCACGAGCGCAACAAGGCCGTCAAGAGCGAGCTCAAGACCGTCATCCGCAAGTTCCACGCCGCCGCCGAGGCCGGCGAGAAGGACGCTGCGGTCGAGAACGCCAAGGTCGCCACCAAGAAGCTCGACAAGGCCGTCTCCAAGGGCGTCATCCACAAGAACCAGGCCGCCAACCGCAAGTCGGCGATCGCCAAGAAGGCTGCCTCTCTCTGA
- a CDS encoding ComEC/Rec2 family competence protein → MNDLRLPLLGAGAWAGALAGPVVAAGGRSGMVLLALLAAVLGIGGGWAVRQRRSTVLALVLMIAGTAIVSGLHAARVSDNPVAQLAAREAQVRVIATVTTDPKEVTGQHATYQLRRAGVREIRGRGVVYRLRTPVVVLGDDAWADIPLGATVATTGRLAKSDSHEESALLIAGEPRVVAGPGLWWRASDKLRLSIRDAVAHRPPDQAALVPALVDGDDTGLSDDLADDFRTTGLTHLLAVSGTNLTLVVGFLLIIARWAGVRGRGLYAVGVLGILGFVVLARTEPSVVRAAAMGAVGLLAMTHNGRQRALRGLGAAVIGLLLIDPSLATSVGFTLSVLATAGILLFGPPWRDALRRWMPQWCAEAIAVPAAAQLACTPVVAAISGQVSLVAVLANLLVEPAVAPATVLGLLGGLLGLVWDPLGMVAGTLATWCVAWIIAVARFGAGLPTAEVGWATGPLALVVLVVVCAAIAFLAPRVLRHPVTGVAGCLVLLAVALVRLPSPGWPPAGWVLVMCDVGQGDALAVRTGPGSAVVVDAGPDPDLVDDCLDRLEVDDVPLAVITHFHADHVNGVEGVFAGRRVGELWTSRLQDPPEGVRVLGEAIGAAGVVPVPAPYGATVTIGEVRIQVLWPTAGSDTRGPGDGSTANDASVVLLVESHGLRLLLTGDIEPEGQDQLADDLAGLDIDVLKVPHHGSRYQDLDWLRTLHAQVALTSVGAGNDYGHPATATVRGLEDSGTEVYRTDRDGSVAVLESGGEAAVVTR, encoded by the coding sequence GTGAACGATCTGCGACTGCCGCTTCTCGGGGCCGGTGCCTGGGCGGGGGCGCTGGCCGGGCCGGTCGTCGCGGCAGGCGGACGGTCCGGCATGGTCCTGCTGGCGCTGCTCGCCGCCGTCCTCGGCATCGGTGGCGGTTGGGCGGTCCGCCAGCGCCGGTCGACGGTGCTGGCCCTGGTGCTGATGATCGCCGGCACTGCGATCGTCTCGGGACTGCACGCCGCCCGGGTCAGCGACAACCCGGTCGCGCAGCTGGCGGCGCGAGAGGCGCAGGTGCGGGTGATCGCCACCGTCACGACCGACCCGAAGGAGGTGACCGGCCAGCATGCGACCTACCAGCTCCGGCGCGCCGGCGTGCGGGAGATCAGGGGCCGCGGGGTGGTCTACCGGCTGCGTACGCCGGTGGTGGTGCTCGGTGACGACGCGTGGGCCGACATCCCGCTGGGGGCGACGGTGGCGACGACCGGTCGCCTGGCGAAGAGCGACTCGCACGAGGAGTCTGCGTTGCTCATCGCGGGGGAGCCACGGGTCGTCGCCGGTCCGGGGCTCTGGTGGCGGGCCTCCGACAAGCTACGCCTCTCCATCCGGGACGCGGTGGCACACCGACCACCCGACCAGGCCGCGCTGGTTCCCGCCCTGGTCGACGGTGACGACACCGGGCTCTCCGACGACCTCGCCGACGACTTCCGCACCACCGGGCTCACTCACCTGCTCGCGGTCTCGGGCACCAATCTGACCCTCGTGGTGGGATTCCTGCTCATCATCGCCCGGTGGGCCGGGGTGCGGGGGAGAGGTCTGTACGCCGTCGGGGTGCTCGGCATCCTCGGGTTCGTCGTGCTCGCGCGGACCGAGCCGAGCGTGGTGCGTGCCGCCGCAATGGGTGCGGTCGGGCTCCTGGCGATGACGCACAACGGACGCCAGCGAGCGCTGCGCGGACTCGGCGCTGCGGTGATCGGGCTCCTGCTGATCGACCCGAGCCTGGCGACCTCGGTCGGGTTCACCCTCTCGGTGCTGGCCACCGCCGGCATCCTGCTCTTCGGACCGCCATGGCGTGATGCGCTGCGGCGGTGGATGCCGCAGTGGTGCGCGGAGGCGATCGCGGTTCCGGCCGCCGCGCAGCTGGCGTGCACGCCAGTGGTGGCCGCCATCTCCGGCCAGGTCAGCCTCGTCGCGGTGCTCGCCAACCTTCTCGTCGAGCCCGCCGTCGCACCCGCGACGGTGCTCGGCCTGCTGGGAGGTCTGCTCGGGCTGGTGTGGGATCCGCTCGGGATGGTTGCGGGCACGCTCGCGACTTGGTGCGTCGCCTGGATCATCGCCGTCGCTCGCTTCGGCGCCGGGCTGCCGACCGCCGAGGTCGGCTGGGCGACGGGGCCGCTGGCCCTGGTGGTGCTGGTCGTCGTCTGTGCCGCGATCGCGTTCCTGGCGCCACGGGTCCTTCGGCATCCGGTCACCGGCGTCGCCGGATGCCTGGTGCTGCTCGCCGTGGCGCTGGTGCGGCTGCCGAGCCCGGGCTGGCCGCCGGCAGGGTGGGTGCTGGTGATGTGCGACGTCGGGCAGGGAGACGCGCTGGCGGTGCGTACGGGGCCGGGGAGTGCGGTCGTCGTCGACGCCGGCCCCGACCCGGACCTCGTCGACGACTGCCTCGACCGGCTCGAGGTCGACGACGTCCCGCTCGCGGTGATCACCCACTTCCACGCCGACCACGTCAACGGCGTCGAGGGTGTCTTCGCCGGACGTCGGGTGGGCGAGCTGTGGACCTCGCGCCTCCAGGACCCGCCCGAGGGAGTGCGGGTCCTCGGCGAGGCCATCGGGGCGGCCGGAGTGGTGCCGGTCCCGGCTCCCTACGGAGCCACGGTGACCATCGGCGAGGTGCGGATCCAGGTGCTCTGGCCGACGGCAGGCTCCGACACCCGCGGACCCGGAGACGGCTCCACGGCCAACGACGCGAGCGTCGTCCTCCTCGTCGAGTCGCACGGTCTGCGCCTGCTGCTGACCGGTGACATCGAGCCGGAGGGACAGGACCAGCTCGCCGACGACCTCGCCGGTCTCGACATCGACGTGCTCAAGGTGCCCCACCACGGCTCGCGCTACCAGGACCTCGACTGGCTGCGTACGCTGCACGCGCAGGTCGCGCTCACCTCGGTCGGTGCCGGCAACGACTACGGCCATCCCGCCACGGCCACGGTCCGGGGGCTCGAGGACAGTGGCACCGAGGTCTACCGCACCGACCGCGACGGCTCGGTCGCGGTCCTCGAGTCGGGAGGGGAGGCCGCCGTGGTGACGCGATAA
- the holA gene encoding DNA polymerase III subunit delta — protein sequence MARTASAPSPTGNLSAADVLGRVTLVTGKEEFLGERTVAAAKAAVKEYDAEAEISEATAADLTLATLGELSAPSLFSSIRCVVVRNLENLPDESVAGLVDYAGMPSEEVALILVHGGGQKGSGTLAKLRKLPKVTEHKSVELKAREFGSFVKAEMRLHGASLDEEGADFLIQAVGQDLRALAAAASQLAGDNEAKRLGLEHVKQYFGGRAEVKNYVIADAIISGDRVKALEEIRWALDTGSSPVYVLSAVAGQLRTVANHVAGIRDSGTPPWKQKSIAGLARGWSREAIGEALRSVARADADLKGAASDPAYTLERLVLTIAALRQR from the coding sequence ATGGCACGCACCGCCTCCGCCCCGAGCCCCACCGGAAACCTGTCGGCCGCCGATGTCCTCGGCCGGGTGACGCTGGTGACGGGCAAGGAGGAGTTCCTGGGGGAGCGCACGGTCGCGGCAGCGAAGGCCGCGGTGAAGGAGTATGACGCCGAGGCGGAGATCTCCGAGGCGACCGCCGCCGATCTGACCCTGGCCACGCTCGGCGAGCTGAGCGCCCCGTCGCTCTTCTCGAGCATCCGCTGCGTCGTGGTGCGCAACCTGGAGAACCTGCCCGACGAGTCCGTGGCAGGCCTGGTGGACTACGCCGGGATGCCCTCGGAGGAGGTCGCGCTCATCCTCGTCCACGGAGGAGGACAGAAGGGCAGCGGCACGCTTGCGAAGCTCCGCAAGCTCCCGAAGGTCACCGAGCACAAGTCCGTCGAGCTGAAGGCGCGTGAGTTCGGCAGCTTCGTCAAGGCCGAGATGCGGCTCCACGGAGCGAGCCTCGATGAGGAGGGCGCCGACTTCCTGATCCAGGCGGTCGGCCAGGATCTCCGTGCCCTGGCGGCCGCGGCGAGCCAGCTCGCCGGCGACAACGAGGCGAAGCGACTCGGTCTGGAGCACGTGAAGCAATACTTCGGCGGCAGGGCCGAGGTGAAGAACTATGTGATCGCCGACGCGATCATCTCCGGCGACCGGGTCAAGGCGCTCGAGGAGATCCGCTGGGCCCTCGACACCGGCTCCTCCCCGGTCTACGTCCTCTCCGCCGTGGCCGGCCAGCTCCGCACCGTCGCCAACCACGTCGCCGGAATCCGCGACAGTGGCACCCCGCCCTGGAAGCAGAAGTCCATCGCCGGCCTCGCCCGCGGCTGGTCGCGCGAAGCCATCGGCGAGGCCCTCCGCTCGGTCGCCCGGGCCGACGCCGACCTCAAGGGCGCCGCCAGCGACCCTGCGTACACGCTCGAGCGTCTCGTCCTCACCATCGCCGCCCTGCGCCAGCGCTGA